One region of Alphaproteobacteria bacterium LSUCC0719 genomic DNA includes:
- a CDS encoding trimethylamine methyltransferase family protein, which produces MSDVETAQRRSRRGGGRDARRQLRSGAGAGQAKPFITRNLPPVDILTDEAAEIIEANAETILEEIGIDFLEDEEARSMLRDAGCDVRGERVHFPRGLARKLCETAPSHFTQHARNPDRSVEIGGNNMVFAPVYGPPFVRDLADERRYATIEDFRNFVKLVYMLPGFHHSGGTVCEPVDLPVTKRHLEMVYAHQRLSDKPYMGSVTAPERAQDTVDMSKILFGEDFVEANTVIINLINANSPMTWDATMLGALKVYARNNQAVIASPFILAGAMSPVSVAGTLAQTLAEAMSGIAFTQLVRKGAPVVFGSFASSMSMQTGAPTFGTPEPAKVLLGCAKLARRLGVPFRSGGSLTAAKTADAQSAYESANTIMPTVMGGVNFVLHAGGWMEGGLVADYAKLVLDADQLTMMQSVVDGIDVSENGQALDALRETGPGKHFLGSAHTQANFETAFWRSELADNTTYEQWSSEGSVESHSRARARAARMLESYEAPEIDAATDEALRAFVAKRMEELPDSEF; this is translated from the coding sequence ATGTCTGATGTAGAAACAGCACAGCGTCGCAGTCGGCGTGGCGGTGGTCGCGATGCAAGGCGGCAATTGCGCAGTGGTGCCGGTGCCGGCCAGGCAAAGCCGTTCATCACCCGTAACCTGCCGCCGGTCGATATCCTGACCGACGAGGCCGCCGAAATCATCGAGGCGAATGCCGAAACCATTCTTGAAGAGATCGGGATTGATTTTCTGGAGGATGAAGAGGCGCGCAGCATGCTCAGGGATGCCGGCTGCGACGTCAGGGGCGAACGTGTGCATTTTCCGCGCGGACTGGCACGCAAACTATGTGAAACCGCGCCGTCACACTTTACCCAGCATGCGCGCAACCCGGATCGTTCGGTCGAGATCGGGGGCAACAATATGGTGTTTGCCCCTGTCTATGGGCCGCCCTTTGTCCGGGATCTGGCGGATGAACGGCGCTATGCAACAATCGAGGATTTCCGGAATTTCGTGAAGCTTGTCTATATGCTGCCGGGCTTTCATCATTCCGGCGGCACCGTGTGCGAGCCTGTAGACCTGCCGGTCACCAAGCGTCATCTCGAGATGGTCTATGCGCATCAGCGCCTGTCCGACAAACCCTATATGGGGTCGGTGACGGCGCCGGAGCGGGCGCAGGATACGGTCGACATGTCGAAAATCCTGTTCGGCGAGGACTTCGTCGAGGCCAACACTGTCATCATCAATCTGATCAATGCCAACTCGCCGATGACGTGGGATGCAACGATGCTTGGCGCGCTCAAGGTGTATGCGCGCAACAACCAGGCCGTCATCGCATCGCCCTTTATTCTGGCCGGCGCGATGTCGCCGGTGTCGGTTGCCGGCACGTTGGCGCAGACGCTTGCCGAGGCGATGAGCGGCATTGCCTTTACACAGCTGGTCCGCAAAGGCGCGCCGGTGGTGTTCGGCAGCTTTGCCAGCTCGATGTCGATGCAGACAGGGGCGCCTACCTTTGGCACGCCGGAACCGGCAAAGGTGCTGCTTGGATGTGCCAAGCTGGCGCGGCGTCTCGGCGTCCCGTTCCGCAGCGGTGGATCACTGACCGCCGCCAAGACGGCCGACGCGCAGTCAGCCTATGAATCTGCCAACACGATCATGCCGACGGTAATGGGCGGGGTGAATTTCGTGCTTCATGCCGGTGGCTGGATGGAAGGCGGGCTTGTCGCCGACTACGCCAAGCTTGTCCTTGATGCCGACCAGCTGACGATGATGCAGAGCGTTGTCGACGGGATCGATGTCAGCGAGAACGGACAGGCGCTTGATGCCCTGCGTGAAACAGGTCCGGGCAAGCATTTCCTCGGATCAGCCCACACCCAGGCGAATTTTGAGACCGCCTTCTGGCGGTCTGAACTTGCGGACAACACGACCTATGAACAATGGTCGTCCGAAGGATCGGTGGAAAGCCACTCCCGTGCCCGGGCGCGGGCTGCCCGGATGCTGGAGTCCTACGAGGCACCGGAAATCGACGCCGCGACCGACGAGGCGCTTCGTGCCTTCGTCGCAAAACGCATGGAAGAGCTGCCCGACTCCGAGTTCTGA
- a CDS encoding sarcosine oxidase subunit gamma has protein sequence MASLSNEGERPPGRTALVSMTPSTQPNPDGGKPGLVICELAHLGKINLRGGTDMLPVIRNHTGCTTLPASNRVVSVGDRHIVWLGPDEFLLLCEAGTETHLHSQLTLDMDGLHAAVTNVTDSLCALSLRGAAVRQVLAKGCALDLHPSQFGAGDCAQSLLAHAAVTLIAGDGNRFTLICRTSFAPYVAEWLMDAGLEFGAAFKG, from the coding sequence ATGGCTAGCCTGTCGAACGAAGGTGAACGTCCCCCGGGCCGCACCGCCCTTGTCAGCATGACACCATCAACGCAACCCAACCCGGATGGTGGCAAGCCGGGGCTGGTCATCTGCGAGCTGGCGCATCTTGGAAAGATCAATCTGCGCGGCGGCACCGACATGCTGCCGGTGATCCGCAACCACACGGGATGCACCACGCTGCCGGCCAGCAATCGCGTTGTCTCGGTCGGTGATCGGCATATCGTCTGGCTTGGGCCGGATGAGTTTCTGCTTCTGTGCGAGGCCGGCACCGAAACGCATCTTCACAGCCAATTGACGCTGGATATGGACGGCCTTCATGCCGCGGTGACGAATGTGACGGACAGCCTGTGCGCGCTGTCACTGCGCGGGGCGGCGGTCAGGCAGGTGCTTGCCAAGGGATGCGCACTTGACCTGCATCCGTCACAATTCGGTGCCGGTGACTGCGCGCAGTCACTGCTGGCACATGCGGCGGTAACGCTGATCGCCGGGGACGGGAACCGGTTCACACTGATCTGCCGGACCAGCTTTGCACCCTATGTCGCCGAATGGCTGATGGATGCCGGACTGGAATTCGGCGCCGCCTTCAAGGGCTGA
- a CDS encoding sarcosine oxidase subunit alpha family protein, protein MTKSNATGSGLFTRGAPPQLLRSADGGRIDRGRPVIFTFDGRSYQGYEGDTLASALLANNVHLVGRSFKYHRPRGILAAGSEEPNALVRVGRGARAEPNLRATQVELHDGLYAESQNRFPSLKFDVGAVNSALQSFFPAGFYYKTFMWPASMWMTYEHVIRRAAGLGRVADDHNDPDRYERVHAHCDVLVAGGGAAGLMAALQAARSGARVILADEQNEFGGWLLGEADVTIDGEAPTGWIARVIAELAAMENVTLLPRTTVFGYMDHNYLTLTERVTDHLATPPAHLPRQRLWKVRAAQTVLAQGAHERPLVFAGNDLPGVMLAGAVRTYITRYGVVPGNRTIVFTNNDDAYRTALALHRAGAHVLVVDLRRDLRGELIKAVRAAGIEVLSGHAVIVANGTQHLARVEIAPVDDGGRVVLDDPFHMDCDLLAMSGGLSPAVHLHSQARGKLGWDERLLCFKPTTVHEASFNAGAGNGVFDTEKAIADGIKAGIAAADAAGFATGDAANSTAMPAVEAPNQSWRPLAAWKISNGQGPGRGPKAFVDFQNDVTASDVSLAAREGYQSVEHLKRYTTLGMATDQGKTSNINGLAILADALGREIPDVGTTTFRMPYTPASIGAIAGRDIGTLFDPTRLTRMDDWHRANGATFEHVGQWMRAWYYPKDGETMQDAVNREVLAARTTAGILDASTLGKIDIQGPDAAEFLNRLYTNSWLKLGIGKCRYGLMLKDDGMVMDDGVTTRLGENHFHMTTTTGGAAGVLDWMEEWLQTEWPDLKVYLTSVTEEWSVATLSGPNAAKILQAANIDISLDSADFPFMSMRKAHIAGLPVRIFRISFTGELSYEINIRARHGLALWTHLMAAGKAFGLTPYGTEAMHVLRAEKGFIIVGQETDGSVTPQDLGMDWIVSKAKPDFIGKRALARASMAAEDRKQLVGLRTRDRKRVIPEGAHAVLDPNEDMPMTMLGQVTSSYYSPNVGGSIAMAMLKGGRALMGGTVYLPMLDGDVIEAEVVEPMFFDPKGERING, encoded by the coding sequence ATGACCAAGAGCAACGCAACCGGGTCAGGCCTGTTCACCCGTGGCGCGCCACCCCAACTCCTGCGAAGCGCCGATGGCGGTCGCATTGACCGTGGCAGACCGGTCATCTTTACCTTCGATGGCCGCAGCTATCAGGGGTATGAGGGCGACACACTGGCCTCGGCATTGCTGGCGAACAATGTTCACCTTGTCGGCAGATCATTCAAATATCATCGTCCCCGCGGCATCCTTGCCGCCGGGTCGGAAGAGCCGAACGCGCTGGTGCGGGTGGGACGCGGCGCGCGTGCCGAACCCAACCTCAGGGCCACCCAGGTGGAACTTCATGACGGGCTCTATGCCGAAAGCCAGAACCGCTTTCCGTCGCTGAAATTCGATGTCGGTGCGGTCAATTCGGCACTGCAGTCCTTTTTCCCTGCCGGTTTCTATTACAAGACCTTCATGTGGCCGGCTTCGATGTGGATGACCTATGAACATGTGATCCGCCGGGCCGCCGGGCTTGGCCGGGTTGCCGATGATCACAACGACCCGGACCGCTATGAACGGGTCCACGCGCATTGCGATGTGCTGGTTGCCGGCGGCGGGGCTGCCGGTCTGATGGCGGCACTGCAGGCCGCCCGAAGCGGTGCGCGGGTGATTCTGGCTGACGAGCAGAATGAATTCGGTGGATGGCTTCTTGGCGAGGCGGACGTCACGATTGATGGTGAGGCACCGACAGGCTGGATCGCCAGGGTGATTGCCGAACTGGCAGCGATGGAAAATGTGACGCTGCTGCCTCGGACCACCGTGTTCGGATATATGGACCACAACTACCTGACCCTGACCGAGCGTGTGACCGACCATCTGGCCACCCCGCCGGCGCATCTGCCGCGCCAGCGGCTGTGGAAGGTACGGGCGGCACAGACCGTCCTGGCACAGGGGGCACATGAACGCCCGCTTGTCTTTGCCGGCAACGACCTGCCCGGCGTGATGCTGGCCGGTGCCGTTCGCACCTATATCACCCGCTATGGGGTGGTGCCGGGCAACAGGACCATTGTCTTCACCAATAATGACGATGCCTACCGGACCGCGCTGGCGCTTCACCGGGCCGGCGCACATGTCCTTGTCGTCGATCTGCGGCGCGACCTTCGCGGCGAGCTGATCAAGGCCGTTCGCGCCGCTGGCATCGAGGTTCTGAGCGGACATGCCGTAATTGTTGCCAACGGCACCCAGCATCTGGCCCGTGTCGAGATTGCACCGGTCGATGACGGTGGCAGGGTCGTCCTTGACGACCCGTTCCACATGGATTGCGATCTGCTGGCCATGTCGGGCGGCCTGTCACCTGCCGTGCATCTGCATTCACAGGCCCGCGGCAAGCTGGGATGGGATGAAAGGCTGCTGTGTTTCAAACCAACCACGGTGCATGAGGCAAGCTTCAATGCCGGTGCCGGCAATGGCGTATTTGACACGGAAAAGGCCATCGCCGACGGGATCAAGGCCGGCATCGCCGCCGCCGACGCGGCCGGGTTCGCCACCGGCGATGCCGCCAATTCCACCGCCATGCCCGCTGTCGAGGCACCAAACCAGAGCTGGCGTCCGCTGGCAGCATGGAAGATCAGCAATGGCCAGGGGCCCGGAAGGGGGCCGAAAGCCTTTGTCGATTTCCAGAATGACGTGACCGCCTCGGATGTCAGCCTTGCCGCGCGCGAGGGATATCAGTCGGTCGAGCATCTGAAGCGGTACACCACGCTTGGCATGGCAACCGACCAGGGCAAGACATCGAACATCAATGGTCTGGCCATTCTTGCCGACGCGCTTGGCCGCGAGATTCCGGATGTTGGCACGACCACCTTCCGGATGCCCTACACGCCGGCAAGCATCGGTGCCATTGCGGGACGCGATATCGGCACATTGTTCGATCCCACGCGGCTGACCCGCATGGATGACTGGCACCGTGCCAATGGTGCCACCTTCGAGCATGTCGGCCAGTGGATGCGCGCCTGGTATTACCCCAAGGATGGCGAGACAATGCAGGATGCCGTCAACCGCGAGGTGCTTGCCGCCCGCACGACGGCAGGCATTCTCGATGCCTCGACACTCGGCAAAATCGACATTCAGGGGCCTGACGCGGCCGAATTCCTGAACCGACTCTACACCAACAGCTGGCTCAAGCTTGGCATTGGCAAATGCCGCTATGGTCTGATGCTCAAGGATGACGGCATGGTGATGGATGACGGTGTCACGACGCGGCTTGGTGAAAACCACTTCCACATGACAACCACCACCGGCGGCGCTGCCGGCGTGCTGGACTGGATGGAAGAATGGCTGCAGACCGAATGGCCCGATCTGAAAGTCTATCTGACATCGGTGACCGAGGAATGGTCCGTGGCCACCCTGTCGGGGCCGAACGCGGCCAAGATCCTGCAGGCCGCGAATATCGATATCAGCCTCGATTCGGCGGATTTCCCGTTCATGAGCATGCGCAAGGCCCATATCGCCGGCCTGCCGGTCCGGATTTTCCGCATCTCCTTCACCGGCGAGCTGTCCTATGAGATCAACATCCGCGCCCGGCACGGGCTTGCGCTGTGGACGCATCTGATGGCTGCCGGCAAGGCCTTTGGCCTGACGCCTTACGGCACCGAGGCGATGCACGTCCTGCGCGCCGAAAAGGGGTTCATCATCGTCGGACAGGAAACCGACGGATCGGTTACCCCGCAGGATCTGGGGATGGACTGGATCGTGTCAAAGGCAAAGCCGGACTTCATCGGCAAGCGGGCCCTTGCGCGCGCCTCGATGGCGGCGGAAGACCGCAAACAGCTTGTCGGGCTTCGCACGCGCGACCGCAAACGGGTGATCCCCGAAGGCGCGCATGCTGTCCTTGACCCCAATGAAGACATGCCGATGACCATGCTTGGTCAGGTCACATCATCCTATTATTCGCCCAATGTTGGCGGCTCTATCGCCATGGCGATGCTGAAGGGTGGCCGGGCGCTGATGGGCGGCACCGTCTATCTGCCGATGCTGGATGGTGACGTCATTGAGGCGGAAGTTGTCGAGCCCATGTTCTTTGACCCGAAGGGAGAGCGCATCAATGGCTAG
- a CDS encoding sarcosine oxidase subunit delta: MLLITCPHCGPRDESEFSCGGEAHIARPLAENSLTDAEFADYLFLRDNPKGLFLERWRHAAGCRRWFNMARDTVTHEIVEIYPMGSGPASKAGKAAHAASWRRDTAAEAAAKPARKTRAKKDKAS, from the coding sequence ATGCTGCTGATCACCTGTCCCCATTGTGGCCCCCGCGACGAGAGCGAGTTCAGCTGTGGCGGCGAGGCGCATATCGCGCGCCCGCTCGCCGAAAACAGCCTGACCGATGCCGAATTCGCGGATTACCTGTTTCTGCGTGACAATCCGAAAGGGCTGTTTCTGGAACGCTGGCGGCATGCCGCCGGATGCCGCCGCTGGTTCAACATGGCGCGCGATACCGTCACGCACGAGATTGTCGAAATCTACCCGATGGGAAGCGGTCCGGCCTCGAAGGCCGGCAAGGCGGCGCATGCGGCCAGCTGGCGACGCGACACCGCCGCCGAAGCCGCCGCAAAGCCGGCGCGCAAGACCCGGGCGAAAAAGGACAAGGCATCATGA
- a CDS encoding sarcosine oxidase subunit beta family protein: protein MASEKSHHEGPDRGLSGLPGGKPKYSAFALARQAMQYHQGWQRAWRDAQPQDEYDAVIIGGGGHGLATAYYLAAVHGITRVAVVEKGWLGGGNTGRNTTIIRSNYLWDESAAIYEHALKLWEGMSQDLNFNVMFSQRGVLTIAHSEHELREMSRRVHAIRMNGIDSDVLGPDEIKKFVPIINIDQTIRYPVMGGFLQKRGGTARHDAVAWGYARAADDLGVDIIQNCEVTGLRRNGRRIVGIDTSRGFIKTRKVGCVVAGHSSVVAAMADIRLPVASRPLQALVSEPIKPILDTVIMSNAVHMYVSQSDKGEMVLGAGVDKYNSYAQRGSFPVPEHMLSAAVELFPVLSRLRMLRHWGGIVDTCPDASPIISKTDVEGLYFNCGWGTGGFKATPGSGHVFADLIANDRPNSIAAPYALDRFQTGLLIDEHGAAGVAH, encoded by the coding sequence ATGGCGTCAGAGAAGTCGCATCATGAAGGGCCGGACCGAGGCCTGAGCGGCCTGCCGGGCGGCAAGCCGAAATATTCGGCTTTTGCGCTTGCACGGCAGGCGATGCAGTATCATCAGGGATGGCAGCGCGCCTGGCGCGATGCCCAGCCGCAGGACGAATATGACGCCGTTATCATCGGTGGCGGCGGGCATGGTCTGGCAACAGCCTATTATCTTGCCGCGGTGCATGGCATCACCCGTGTTGCCGTGGTCGAAAAGGGCTGGCTTGGCGGCGGCAATACCGGCCGCAACACCACCATCATCAGATCCAACTATCTGTGGGATGAATCGGCGGCGATCTATGAACATGCGCTGAAACTGTGGGAAGGCATGTCACAGGATCTGAACTTCAATGTGATGTTCAGCCAGCGCGGCGTTCTGACCATCGCGCATTCCGAGCATGAGCTTCGGGAAATGTCGCGGCGCGTGCATGCCATCCGCATGAACGGCATCGATTCGGACGTGCTGGGTCCGGACGAGATCAAGAAATTCGTGCCGATCATCAATATCGACCAGACCATCCGCTATCCGGTGATGGGCGGGTTCCTGCAGAAACGCGGCGGCACCGCGCGGCATGACGCCGTGGCGTGGGGCTATGCGCGGGCGGCAGACGATCTTGGCGTCGATATCATCCAGAATTGCGAGGTCACCGGGCTGCGGCGCAACGGGCGCCGTATTGTCGGCATCGACACCAGCCGCGGTTTCATCAAGACGCGCAAGGTCGGATGCGTTGTTGCCGGACATTCCAGCGTGGTGGCGGCGATGGCCGACATCCGCCTGCCGGTTGCCAGCCGGCCGTTGCAGGCATTGGTATCGGAACCGATCAAGCCGATCCTCGATACCGTCATCATGTCGAACGCCGTCCATATGTATGTCAGCCAGTCCGACAAGGGCGAAATGGTGCTGGGTGCCGGCGTGGACAAATACAATTCCTACGCCCAGCGCGGATCCTTTCCGGTGCCGGAACATATGCTTTCGGCCGCTGTCGAGCTGTTTCCCGTTTTGTCGCGGCTGCGCATGCTGCGGCATTGGGGCGGCATTGTCGATACCTGCCCCGACGCCTCGCCCATCATCTCGAAAACCGATGTCGAGGGGCTGTATTTCAACTGTGGCTGGGGCACCGGGGGCTTCAAGGCCACACCGGGTTCGGGCCATGTCTTTGCCGACCTTATCGCCAATGACAGGCCGAACAGCATCGCCGCGCCCTATGCGCTGGACCGGTTCCAGACCGGACTGCTGATCGACGAACACGGCGCCGCCGGCGTGGCACACTGA
- a CDS encoding M20 aminoacylase family protein: protein MTVINSIADRIDEHRGWRHELHMHPETSYEEVWTSDFVAARLAEFGIEVHRGMGKTGVVGVLHGRGDSRRAIGLRADIDALPIQELNDLPHASKIPGRMHACGHDGHTTMLLGAAQYLAETRNFDGTVYFIFQPAEEGGAGGKAMIDDGLFTKFEMETVWGLHNWPSMDAGSAGIHDGVCMANADMFEMTVTGRGGHAGQPHMTVDPIPCGAAIVQSLQTIVSRRVSPVDSAVVSVTVFQAGSAHNVIPDNVRLQGTARSFTAETRKLLEEAIRDIAATTADVYGCQLDFEWHPGYPATVNHASEAGRAGDVMAAVLGDNMVARDVEPSLGAEDFAFMLEERPGAYIWLGSGPAPADAQLHGARYDFNDDVLPVGATYWARLVESELAA, encoded by the coding sequence ATGACTGTCATCAATTCCATCGCCGACCGCATCGACGAACATCGCGGCTGGCGACATGAACTGCATATGCATCCCGAAACCAGCTATGAAGAGGTGTGGACGTCGGATTTCGTCGCCGCGCGCCTTGCCGAATTCGGGATCGAGGTGCATCGCGGCATGGGCAAGACAGGCGTTGTCGGTGTGCTTCATGGCCGCGGTGACAGCCGCCGCGCGATCGGGCTCCGGGCCGATATCGATGCGCTGCCAATTCAGGAACTGAACGATTTGCCCCATGCCTCGAAAATTCCCGGGCGGATGCACGCCTGTGGGCATGACGGTCACACGACAATGCTTCTGGGGGCGGCGCAGTATCTTGCCGAAACGCGGAATTTCGACGGCACTGTCTATTTCATCTTCCAGCCCGCCGAAGAGGGGGGTGCCGGCGGCAAGGCGATGATCGATGATGGATTGTTCACAAAATTCGAGATGGAAACCGTCTGGGGTCTTCACAACTGGCCGTCGATGGATGCCGGCAGCGCCGGAATCCATGACGGTGTCTGCATGGCCAATGCCGACATGTTCGAGATGACGGTGACCGGACGCGGCGGCCATGCCGGGCAGCCGCATATGACAGTCGACCCGATCCCCTGCGGTGCTGCCATCGTGCAGTCGCTTCAAACCATCGTCTCGCGGCGTGTGTCGCCGGTTGATTCGGCGGTTGTCAGCGTCACCGTCTTTCAGGCCGGCAGCGCGCACAATGTGATCCCGGACAATGTGCGTCTTCAGGGCACCGCCCGTTCATTCACCGCCGAGACAAGAAAGCTGCTGGAAGAGGCGATTCGCGACATCGCCGCCACGACCGCCGACGTCTATGGCTGCCAGCTCGATTTCGAATGGCATCCGGGCTATCCGGCGACGGTCAACCATGCGTCCGAGGCGGGGCGTGCCGGCGATGTGATGGCGGCCGTTCTCGGCGACAATATGGTGGCGCGCGACGTCGAACCGTCGCTTGGTGCCGAGGATTTCGCCTTCATGCTTGAAGAGCGCCCCGGTGCCTATATCTGGCTTGGCAGCGGCCCGGCACCGGCCGATGCCCAGCTTCACGGCGCGCGCTATGATTTCAATGACGATGTGCTGCCGGTCGGCGCCACCTATTGGGCGCGGCTGGTGGAAAGCGAACTGGCGGCCTGA